The DNA region GTTCCTCAAGTGGGAAGTGATGGCGCTGGCGGCACCGGTGGCGTTCCTGGTGGCCTGCGAACAACCCTCGGCGCCAGAGCCCACCCAGTCTGCCGTGCCGCTGGGGGCCAGTCCGTCGCTTTCCAAAGCGGCGCGGACGGTCACGATCAAGGATCTCGGCACCTTGGGAGGAGCCAACTCCTACGCCCAGGCGATCAACAGCGACGGCTGGGTGGTCGGCGCCAGCGACGTCTCCCAAGCCGGCGCGGGCCACGCCTTCCTATGGAAGGACGGGAGAATGACGGATCTTGGCACGTTGGGCGGAACCTCGTCCCAGGCGATCGGGATCAACGATGAAGGCGAGGTCGTCGGCAGCAGTCAGGTCGCGGGGGACACCGCTTGGCACGCGTTCCGCTGGAGTCACGGCAGGATGATGGATCTCGGAGGTCTGGGAGGCTCTTACACCGAAGGATTCGACATCAACGACGCTGGTGACGTGGCCGGCGGCGGCCTAACGCCGGCCAACCTCTTTCACGCCGTCCTTTGGCGGCATGGCAGGATCAGGGACCTCGGAACGCTCGGGGGGAGCTCCTCCTTTTCAAACGGCATCAACAACGAGGACGTGGTCGTCGGCGGCGCGATGCTCACCGGGGACCTGGTCGAAGACGCCTTCCTCTGGAGGGACGGGGTGATGCACGACCTCGGCACCCTAGGGGGAAGCTTTGCCGGGGCCTCGCACATCAACGGCGCCGGTACGGTGGTGGGAGGCAGCGCACTGGTGGGCGATGTCACCACACACGCCTTCCTCTGGCAGCGTGGCCAGATGCGCGACCTCGGGGACCTGGGAGGCGGCTACAGCTACGCGCAGTGGATCAACGACGCGGGCCAGGTCGCCGGCGGCAGCTCCCTGGCGGACGGGGCCTACCACGCATTCCTCTGGGACAATGGGGCGATGACCGATCTGGGGATCCTCCCCGGCGGGGGGGATGTCAGTTGGGCCCAGGCTATCAACAATCGAGGCCAGGTGGTCGGTGGTGCCGTTACCGCGACTGGCCAGGAACATGCGGTCCTGTGGGCCACGCGGGAGCAAGACCGCAGGTAGTCGCATCGGCAATCGGGACCGAGAAGGTGGGCAGCGCCCGGCGTCGTGCCGGGCGCTGTGCGTTAGGGGCTCTTTGACGCTGCATTGACGAACTCGTGGCGCGAACTCGGCTGCGTTCGCTCGAGCGCCACCCTACTGCGACGCCGTCGTCCCGCGCGGGTCGTCGGTCTGGCGCATGTAGGTGATCGCGAACGGCCCCACGGCTCAATGACGTATCCCGCCGGCATCTCGAGCCACACGCTGTACACGCCCGTCAACGTGATGAGAAGTGTGGTGTCGGGTTCTACCCTGCGACCGGGACGGCCAGCGCGCTACGCCCGGACGGGCCACGGTCGGTCCATGGCTCGAACGGGCCATGGAAAGACCGGGGTCTGGGGGGTGGGGTTTGGGAGTTGGGGTTTGGGAGTTCGGCGCGGTCAGAGCAGGCCGAGCTTCGCCGCGTGAGCCGCGGCCGCGGCCCGGGTCTTGAGGCCGAGGCGCGTGAGCAGGTTGGCCACGTGCCGCTTGACGGTGTGCTCGCTGAGCGCGAGACGCCGCGCGATCTCGGCGTTGCTCGACCCCTGCGCCACCAACCGGAGGATCTCGACCTGCCGAGGGGTGAGCGGGCTCGCCGCGGCCTTCGGGGCCGCCGGCGCCGACAGCTCGGCCGCGAGCGCGTCGCCGCGCGCCGCCTCCCGCGCCGCGCCCAGATGCCGCAGCGCCTCCGCCGCCCGGGCGGCCTCCCGCCGCGCGCGATCGCGCTGGCCGACGCGCGCCAGCTGCGCCGCCAGGTCGATCCGCGTCCGGCCCTCCTCGTACGGCGCGCCGCTCTTCCGGTAGAGATCGGCCGATTCCTCGAAGCCGAGCGCCGCGGCCTGGTGATTGCCGCGCGCGACCGCCAGCGCCCCGCGGGCCGCCGCGGCGGAGGCGCGCAGCGGATCGGTGCCGACCCCGGCGGCGATCCGCTCCAGCTCCGCCAAGTGGCCGGCGGCCTCCTCCACGTCCCCGCAGCCGGCGCGCGCACGCACGGCCAGCTCGACGAGGGCGGCGCGGCTGGTGCGATCCTCCGGCTGCAGCTGGCGCAGCAGGCGCTCGGCCTCCACCGCGGCATCGCGCGCCGCGCCGCGCTCCAGCATCAGCGCGGCCCGGCCGAGCGACGCGGACGGGTAGCCGCCGCCCTGGTCGAACAGCCCGGCCGCTTCGTCGAGGCGGCCCTGCCTGAGCCGCAGCTCGCCCAGGCGCGCCATGGCCTGGCCGACCATCGCCGGCTTGGTCGCGCCCAGGTCGCTCGCCGCCGCCGTCAGCTCCGCCTCGGCCGCGGCCCACTCGCCTCGCCAGATCAGCACGCCGGCATACTGGGAGCGGCACACCGCCGAGAGCGGAAGATTGCGCCACCGCTTGGCGAACTCCTTGACGCGGATGCACCACTGCGCCGCGCGCTCGTAGTCGCGCACCCGCTCGCAGGCGAACATCTGCCAGCAGCAGACGACGCCCACGGCGTGCAGCTCCTTCACCTCGCCCGCGGTGGCCGCCGCGGTGGCCTCGTCGAGGCGCCGCATCCCGTCCTCGACCAGGCCCTGGGTCACCAGCGCCAGGCCCTCCAGCGCCAGTGCGATCATCTCGACGCCCGGATCGTCCAGCGCGCGCCCGAGCTCGGCCGCCCGGCGCGCCAGGTCCCGGGCCTTCGCGGGGTCGTGGAGCCGGTAGATCTCGATCTCGCCCTCGCGCACCAGCAGCCAGCCGTACTCGCTGGTCCGCTCCCGGCCCTCGAGCAGCCGGCGCGCCCGTTCGAGCCACCCGCCCGCCACCGCGTATTCGGCCCGGTACGCGGCGTAGTCCCACACCAGCCAGATGGCCATCCGGGCGGCGCCGAGCGGGTCGTCGTTCTCGCGATAGGCGCGGTAGGCGCGCTCGCGCGCGTCGAGGGTGAGCGCGCCGTCGTCGAGCCACCAGGCCGCGAGCCCCAGGCCCTCCAGCGCCTCGGCGCGCTCCGCGCCCTCGAGCGCGGCAGTGAACTCGGCGCGCGCCTCCTCCCAGGAGCCGCCCGCCAGCGCCGCCTGGCCGGCCTCGATTCGTGCGTCGGGTGAGAGATGCTGCGACACCACGAAAACAACGGTAGGGCCGGTCCCGGCCGGAGTAAAGCCGGCGGCGGGCCACCGGCCGCGCCGGCCGCCGGTCGGTCCGGTGAGCGGCAACGGGCCCGGCGCCGCTGCGGGAGCGAAACCGGCCGCCCGAACCGGGCGGCCGTCTTCGCGTTCCCCAGGCGTCCGCGCGGGCGCCGGCCTCACACCTTCCGGATCGCCTCCAGCACCCGCTCCGGCGTCATCGGCAGGTGGTACACGCGGGCGCCGGTGGCGTCGAAGATCGCGTTCGCGATCGCACCGCCCATGTTGATGATCCCCGGCTCCCCGCCGCCCTGCGGGTCCAGCGCGTCGTTGGGCACCAGCACGACCTCGATCCGGGGCAGCCACGAGAACCGAGGCAGGGTGTAGGAGTCGAAGTTCGCATCCAGGATCTTCCCGCCCTCGAACCGCAGGCCCTCGCTCAGCGCGTACCCCAGGCCCATCGTGATCGCGCCCTCCGTCTGCATCCTGGCGCCGTCGGGGTTCACCACGATCCCCATGTCCTGGGCGCACACCACGCGCTCGACCTTCACCGCCCCGGTCGCGCGATCCACCGTGACCTCGGCGACGTGCGCGGCGTACGTCCCCACGTCGATGCCGCAGGCGATCCCGCGCCCGCGGCCGCTCCGCGCCGGGAACGGGCGCGCCTGCCAGCCGGCCGCGCGCGCCACCGCGCGCAACACGCCCAGCATCCGCGGGTCCTGCGTGTTCCTGAGGCGGAACTCCAGCGGATCCGTCCCGGCCGCCGCCGCCATCAGGTCGATCTGCGACTCGGCCGCGAACCGGTTGGTGTTCGCGCCCGGCGCGCGCCACGGTCCGGTCGCGAACGGATGGTAGCTCGCCGTGCCGCGAGTGTCGCTCTGCTCGCCGAACGCGCGCACCCGCCGGTTGGGAACGTCGTAGAACACGTCCGAGCCCCGCGACCCGGCGGCGTAGACGTCGTAGTCCCACAACGTCATGCGGCCCGCGGCGTCGATGCCCGACCGCACCTTCACCACCGCGGCGGGCCGGTAGGTGTCGTAGAAGAACTCCTCCGCGCGCGTCCAGGCGACCATCACCGGCTTGCCGGCCGCCTGCGCCAGACGCGCCGCCTCGACCACCTGCGCACCGGAGCCCTTCCCGCCGAACCCGCCGCCCACGAACGGCGTGACGATCCGGACGTTCTCCGGGCGAAGGTCGAACGCGCGCGCCACCTCGCCCTGGTGCCCGAACGGCGACTGCGTCGCCGCCCAGACCGTCACCTTCCCGTCCTGCCATTCCGCGACGGCCACGTGGGGCTCCATCGGCGCGTGGGCGACGTAGGCGTTGTAGTAGGTCTGGTCGAAGGTCTTCGCGGCCGCCGTGCGGCCGGCCGCGAGGTCCCCGCCTTCGTCCGCGGTCTCCGCGCGGGGCGATGCCGAGAGCAGGTGCTCGAAGATGCTCTCGGTGTTCACCGTCGTCGCCGGCACGTCCCATTCCGCCTTGACCGCGTCGTGCGCCCGGGCGGCGGTCTCGGGGTCGGGCGCGAGCACAGCGACGAGCCCGTCGTGGTTCACCACGCTGACGCCGGGCATCGCCGCCGCGGCCGCGGTGTCGAGGCTCCTCGGCGTGGCGCCGTGCGCCGGCGGGCGCACGATGCGGGCGTACAACATGCCGGGACGGCGGACGTCGCCGGCGAACTTCGCGGCGCCGGTCACCTTCTCGCGCCCGTCCAGCCGCTTCGGCGACCGGCCCATCACGCGGAACGCGCGCACGGCGCGCAGCACCGCCTTCTCGCCGACGGTGTGAGTGATCTCCTGACCCTTCGCCAGCTCGCCGTAGCTGACGTGCCGGTCGCGGTCGGCGGTGACGTACACGACGCCGTTCTCGGCCGTGAGCGCCTCGCGCGGCACGCCGAGGCGACCGGCCGCGAGGTCGGTGAGGACGAGCCGCGCCTGCGCCGCGGCGGCCCGCACCGCGGGGCCGAAGAACCGCGTGGTCATCGAGCCCCAGGTGCCCGCGTCCCACGGGCACGAGGCCGTGTCGCCCGCGACGACGGTGAAGCTCTCGAGGGGCGCGCCCAGCTCCTCGGCGGCCATCTGCGCCAGCGAGGTCGTCACGCCCTGGCCCATCTCGATCTTGCCCGAGAACAGCGTGACCTTCCCGTCCTCGGCGATGTGCAGGTAGGCGTTGATGTCGGTGGGGTACCCGCGGCGGCCCTGCGCCGCCAGGCCGGTCGTGAGCGCCGGGGCGCTGACCAGGACGAGCACGCCGCCGCCCAAGGCCTTCACAAAGCCGCGGCGGTCCATCCGGGTGTGACGGGCGAGGTCGGTCATGGCTGGCCCCCCTGCCCCGCGGCCGACTGGATGGCGGCGACGACCCGCTGGTGCGCGCCGCAGCGGCACAGGTTGCCTTCCATCCCCTCGACGATCTGCTCGCGCGTCGGCCGGGGATGGCTCTGCAGCAGCCCGAACGCGTTCATGATCATGCCCGGCGTGCAGTAGCCGCACTGGAAGCCGCCGTGCTCGTGGAACGCGGCCTGGAGCGGGTGCAGCTGGCCGTTCTGCTCGAGCCCCTCGATCGTGGTGATCCGCTTGCCCTGGACCGACGCGAGATCGGTCATGCACGAGCGCACGGCCTGCCCGTCCACCACGACGGTGCAGGCGCCGCACAGGCCCTCGCCGCAGCCGTACTTGGTGCCGGTCAGCTCGAGGTCCGTGCGCAGCACCCACAGCAGCGTGCGCTGGGGATCGGTGTCGAGGCTGACTTGCCTGCCGTTCAGGGTGAAGCCGACGGTCTCGGTCATCGGGGACCTGCCTGGTGGAGGGACGGACGCGGAGCCGGCGCGCCGTGGTGGACTACCCGGGGCTCGGCCGGCGGGTTCCGCGCGGACGGTCTCCAGGTAGCCGCCGCGCGACCCCCGCTGTCAAGGCCCGGGAAGCGCGGGCGCGCCGGCGCCGCCGCCCGGGCCCGGGGTTCCCCTACTCGCCGGCGTCGCCGTGCGCCTCCACGTGGGCGAGGGCGGCCTCCTCGGCGTTGTCGAGCGCCTGGAGGTGGTGGGCGTGCGCCACGTGGGCGTGGTGCGCGGCCTTGCGGTGGTCGCCGCTCTCGTGGTGCTTCGCGGCTTCGCGATGGTGCCGGGCCGCGTGCTCGTGATGCTCGGCCGCGTGGCGGTGGTGCTCCGCGGCCCTGCGACTGGGGGACATCCGGACCTCCCGGGATGCGGGGACGCCGCGCCGGGCCCCGATCGTCGGGGCCGCGCGGCCACCGGGGGAGGCTGCACCCGTTCCCGCGGCGTCCGGGTCAAGGCCATGTAAGAATCAGGTATCGGCGGGAGGCGCGGCGGGCCGCCCGCGGCGGCGGCGCCCGGGCGCCGCGCCCGCCCCGATGGCCCGCGATATGCGCTGGTCCGTGCGGGGGCGGACACGAACCGCCGTTGCCCGGCGCACGCCGGAGTCAGGACATGGACGTCCACAACCTCGGCCGCATCTTCAACCCGACCCGCATCGCGCTCGTCGGCGTCACGCAGAACCCCAACAGCGTCGGCGGCAAGGTGCTCGGCAACCTCGTCGGCGGGGGATTCCGGGGGGTGGTCTACCCGGTCAACGCGGGCCAGGAAGCGGTGCTGGGCGTGCCGTGCTACGCCGCCGTCGGCGCGCTGCCGAAGACGCCGGATCTCGCCATCGTCTGCTCGCCGGCGGCGGAGGTTCCCGCCCAGGTGGCGGCCTGCGGCGACGCGGGCATCCGCGGGGTGATCGTCGTGTCGGCGGGCTTCAAGGAGACCGGCGAGGCCGGCCGGAGGCTCGAGCAGGAGATCCGCGCGGTGCAGGCGCGCTACGACGGGATGCGGATCGTCGGGCCCAACTGCCTGGGCGTCATCGTCCCGCACCTCGGCCTCAACGCGAGCTTCGCGCCCGCGATGCCGAGGAGCGGCGACATCGCCTTCATCTCGCAGTCCGGCGCGCTGTGCGCGTCGGTGCTCGACTGGGCCCTGGAGAGCCGGATCGGGTTCTCGCACTTCGTGTCCATCGGCAACAGCCTGGACGTGGACTTCGGCGACCTGATCGACTACGTCGGCGAGGACGAGCACACCCGCTCCATCATCCTCTACATCGAGTCGGTCTCCGACGCGCGGGGGTTCATGACCGCGGCGCGGGCGTTCGCGCGCCACAAGCCGATCATCGCCTTCAAGGCCGGCCGCTTCCCCGCCTCCGCCGAGGCCGCCGCCTCGCACACGGGCGCGATGGCCAGCGAGGACGCCGTGTACGACGCGGCGTTCCAGCGCACCGGCATCGCGCGGGTGCCGGACCTGGGCGACGTGTTCGACTGCGCCGCGCTGATCGGGCGCGGCCGCATCCCCGCCGGGCCGCGGCTCGGCATCGTCACCAACGCCGGCGGGCCCGGCGTCATCGCCACCGACGCGCTGATCGCCGCGCAGGGGGTGCTCGCCGCGCTCGCGCCCGGGACCATGGCGCGGCTCGACGAGGACCTGCCGCCCGCGTGGTCCCACGCCAACCCGGTGGACGTGCTGGGCGACGCCAACTCGAAGCGCATCGAGAAGGCGGTCGGGAGCGTGCTCGCCGACCCGGGCGTGGACGCCGTGCTGGCGATCGTGACGCCCCAGGCGATGACCAATCCCACCGCCACCGCGCGGAGCCTGGCGAAGCTCGCCGCCGAGACCCGCAAGCCGCTGCTGGCGGCGTGGCTCGGCGGCCGCGCGATGCGCGACGGCCTGCCGCTCCTGGCCGAGGCGAGCGTCGCGGCCTACCCGACGCCGGAGCAGGCGGTGCGCGCGTTCATGACGCTGGTCGCGTACGCCCGCAACCTCGAGACGCTGTACGAGACGCCCAAGGACGTCGCGATCCAGTTCCCCTACGACCGCGCGGAGGCCAAGCGCCGCTTCGTGGCCACCCGCCTGGGCGCGGGCGGCGTGCTGCCGGAGGACGTGTCCAAGGAGCTGCTCGAGTCCTACGGGATTCCGGTGGCCCGGCCCGAGGTCGCCGCGTCCGCGGCCGACGCGGTCGCGATCGCCGGCCGGATCGGCTACCCCGTGGTGCTCAAGGTCCGCTCGCCCGACATCACCCACAAGACCGACGTGGGCGGCGTGGCGCTCGACCTGGCCGGCGCCGCGATGGTCGGGGCCGCCTGGGACGGCATCATGCGGAGCGCCCGGGAGAAGCGGCCGGATGCGCGGATCGAGGGCGTCACCGTCCAGAAGATGATCCGGGCCCGCGACGCGCTCGAGCTGATCCTCGGCATCAAGCAGGACCCGGTCTTCGGCACGGTGATCCTGGCGGGAATGGGCGGCGTCGGCGCCGAGCTGCTGGGCGACCGCAGCCTCGGCTTTCCCCCCCTCAACGAGCGGCTGGCCAGCCGGATGCTCGAGTCGCTGCGGATGTGGCCGCTGCTGGCCGGCTACCGCGGCCGCCCGGGCATCGCCGTCGCGGAGCTGGTCCAGACGCTGATCCGTCTCTCGTACCTCGCGGCCGACTGGCCCGAGGTCACCGAGCTGGACGTCAACCCGCTGCTGTGCACGCCGTCGGAAGTGATCGCCCTCGACGCGCGCGTGGTGGTCGATCCCGCCCGGGCCGGCGCGGCGGCCGAGCCCTACGCGCACCTCGCGCTGCGGCCGTACCCCGAGAAGTACGTCAAGCGGATCGCGCTCAAGGAGGGCGTGCCGGTGACGCTGCGGCCGATCAAGCCGGAGGACGAGCCGCTGTGGCTCGCGATGCTGGGCAGCTGCTCGAAGGAGACGATCTACTCGCGGTTCCGCTACCTGTTCGACTGGTCCACCCACGAGGTGGCCACGCGGTACTGCTACATCGACTACGCCCGCGAGATCGCGATCGTGGCGGAGATCGGCGAGGGCGACGCGCGCCGGCTCGTCGGCGTCGGCCGCCTCATCGCCGACCCCGGCCACCAGGAGGGCGAGTACGCCGTGCTGGTGGTGGACGAGTGGCAGCACCGGGACCTGGGCGGGCTCCTGACCGACTACTGCCTCGAGATCGCCCGGGGCTGGAAGCTCGGCCGCGTCGTGGCGCAGACCACCACCGACAACCACCCGATGATCGCGGTGTTCGAGCGGCGCGGGTTCGAGGTCACCGTGGGTGAAGACTCCGCGGTGGCAGTGTCGAAGACGCTGTAGCCCCCGGGCGCCGGGCCTAGACGGCAGCGCGGCCGATGCGCGCGAGCCGCTCACCCAGCTCGCGCGCCGATCCGATGCGGTCCTTCGGGGCCGGGGCCATCAGTTGCTCGATCAGGGTCGCGAGCCCGGGGGGCGTCTGCGGTGCGCTGGTCCGCAGCGGCTGCGGCCGTCCCTCGAGCACCCGGTCCACCACGGCCTCCGGGCTTCCGGCGTCGAACGGCGGACGGCCGGTCAGGCACTCGTACAGCACCACGCCAGTCGAGAACAGGTCGCTCCGCGCGTCCACGGCGCCGCCGCGATGGACTTCCGGCGCCAGATAACCCGGGGTGCTGGCCGCCTGGCCCGTCGCCGCGAGCTGCCGGCTGCGCTCGGAGAGCCGGCCGAGCCCGAGGCCCATCACCTTCAGGCACCCTTCCTCGTTCACCGCCAGGTTCGCCGGCTTGATGTCGCGGTGGACGATCTGCTGTTCGTGCGCCGCCGCGAGGGCCTCCGCCAGCTGGGCGCCGACGGCGAGCGTCGACTCGACCGTGAGCGCGCCCCGTTTGTCGAGCAGCTCTTCGAGGGTGATGCCGTGCACGTGCTCCATGGTCACGAAGTACCGGCCTTCCCACTCACCGAGGTCGTGCGCGCGAGCCACGTTGCCGTGCGAGATGCGGCGCGCCAGGCGGATCTCCTCCTTGAGGCCCTCGACCACGCCGGGCGCGTTCGCCACCAGGTCCCGACGCACCACCTTGAGGGCGATCTCCTCGCCCAGCTGGCGGTCGCGGGCGTGGTACACCGTCCCCGTCGCGTCCCTGCCCAGCTCGCCGAGGATCTCGTAGCGGCCCGCGATCCACTGCTCGGCGGAGGACGGGCCCCCGCCCGGGACTGCGGCCACGCCCCCGCTGGGACGGCCGCCGGCCTGGCGCACCTCGTGGCTCAGCTGGCCGAGGCGACGCTGCAGACGCTCCTCCCGCGTCCGCATGGCCGTCACCATCCGGTCGAACACCCGCGCCAGCCGCCCCAGACCGTCGTCGCGGCTCGCGACCGCGTCGAGCGAGCCCGGCTGGTACGCATCGCGCTCCACCGCCTCGGCCGCCGCGCTGAGCTGCGCCACGCGGCGCAGGTAGGCGAGCTCGAGGTCCCGCATCCGCTTGCGCTCCAGGCAGGCGCGGATCCGGGCCTGCAGCAGCACCGCCTCGAATGGCTTGGTGACGTGGTCCTCCGCGCCCGCCTCGATGCACCGGACGACGCTCTGCAGGTCGTCGACCGCGGAGACCACGACCACGGGGACGTCGCGGGTCGCGTCCGCGGCCTTCAGGCGGCCGAGCAGCTCGAAGCCGTCGAGCACCGGCATCCTGAGGTCCGTGAGGACGAGATCGGGCGGCTCCCGCTCCGCGGCCAGGAGGGCGGCGCGGCCGTCCTCGGCGAGCGTGACGTCGTAGCCGAGCCGTTCCAGCAGGCGGGACAGCGCCTGGCGGGTGGCGGCCTCGTCGTCGACCACCAGCAGCCGCGGCCGCGGGTGCTCCGCGGCCGCGGGTCCGGCGGCGATCCGCGGCGTCGCGCCCGCTGCCTCCGCCGCGGACGGCACGGTGTCGTCGAGCGCCCACAGCTCGACCGCCGTCTCGCGCACGGTGCGCGCGTCCTCCATCACCAGCTCCTCCTCGGGGCCGGTGGGCACGAACCCCAGCAGCGTGTTCATCGCCGCGACGATGCGGCGCTGCGGCTCCCGGACCTGCTCGTGCAGCTGGATGAAGTATTCCGAGGAGTCGGTGAGGCCGGCGGTCGGCTCGTGGCGCGACAGGAGCGCGACCAGCTGCCGGCCGGCGACCAGGGCGGACCCGGCCGCGTCGCGCCACAGCCGCCGTTCCGGGCGGACGAGCCCGTCGACCACGCGCTCGCAGTCGGCCGCGATGCGGTTGGCCGCGGCGCGCAGCCGGTAGCGCACCACGGCGATCCGCTGCGCGACCGCCTCGTGGATCGCCGTGGTCCCGCCCGACCAGAGGGGCATCGGCTGTCCGGTCACGGCCGCCCCGCGCCCCGGGGAAGGCCCGCTCGCCGGCGGGCCGCCGGACGGCGGTCCCGCCGCGCTCGCGTCACATCCACAGCGACAGGATGGTCCCCATCACCAGCAGGGCGACGAGCCAGAAGCCGTTGTCCAGCAGCCACAGGCCCCACGGCTTCTTCTCGTAGAGCTTGGTGCACAGCGTCACCGGGGCGACGTACCCCAGCCAGCCGAAGAACCCGCCCATCAGCCCGCCGGTCACCCGGCTCATCGGGGCTCCGTTCGCCGCGAAGTAGGCGTCGCCGAAGACGATCGAGTGGTACAGCACGAAGGCCATCACGAAGGTCCCGACCAGCACCAGCACGATGTTCATCGGCGCCGGCTTCATGTCGGTGACGCCCGTGAGCCGCACCCAGGTCTTGGCGAAGATCGCCCCGTACCAGACGGCGGCGATGGCGTAGCTCGCGACGGCCGCGACCAGCACGGCCAGGTAGTGCATGTGGATGTCGACGTTCATGGGCTCGACGCTCCTCCGGGAAGGGCCTGTGAGGTGCCGCTGCGAAACGCCATCAAGATGCCGCCGCCGCGCGCGGGGGCAAGAGCCGATGGGGGCCGCCGCTCCATCCGATTGACGAAGCCCCGCGCCGTTACCATACTCCGCCCGACCGACAACCGCAGGCGGAGCACGTCCGGTGAAGAACTGGCAGGAGACCTCGCTGCTTCTCGAGGAGGCGGCGCGCGTGGCCGGCTCCGGGCGACGCATCGCGCTCGCCACCGTCGTGCGCATCCTCGGCTCCACCTACCGCCGGCCCGGCGCGAAGCTGCTGGTGACCGACGACGGCGTCATGTCGGGCGGCGTCAGCGGCGGGTGCCTCGAGGACGACGTGCGCGAAGTCGCGCTCGGCGTCATCCGCGGCGGACCGCCGGCGCTCAAGCGCTACGACACCGGAGGCGACGAGCAGCAGGTGTGGGGCCTCGGCCTCGGTTGCAACGGCATGGTCGAGGTGTTCGTCGAGCGGTTCGATGGGCTGGACTCGGTCGCGACCCGCGCGCGCCGCCTGCTGGCCGGCGACCGCCCGTTCGCCATGGCGACGGTGATCGCGGGCCCGGGCGCGGGCGCCGCCCTGCTCCTGGAAGAGGACGCGACCGTCGCGGGCTCGACCGGCGAAGCGGCGCTCGACCGCACGATCACCGCGACGGCCCTCGCGCAGCTGGGGGTCGGGACGTCCGGCCTGATGGAAGTGGGTCCCCGCCGCCTGTTCGTCGAGGTGCTCGAGCCGCCGCCTCGCCTCATCATCTGCGGCGCGGGCGACGACGCGCGGGCGCTGGCGGCGATCGCGGCCAGCGCGGGCTTCCGGGTCACGGTCGCGGACCACCGGCCCGCGTACCTCGTCACCGACCGTTTCCCCGCCGGCGTCCGGCTGGTCCAGGCCAGGCCCGAGGACGGCATCGAGGCGTTCGCGGCGACCGCAGGCGCCTTCGTGGTGATCCAGACGCACTCCCTGACGAACGACCGGCACTGGGCGCGCTCGGCCGCCGGCTCCGCCGCCGCCTACGTGGGGCTGCTCGGGCCGCGGGATCGCGGCCAGAGACTGCTGGAGGACCTGCCGGTCGCTGCGCGCCGCAGGGTCTTCTCGCCGATCGGCCTCGACCTCGGCGCCGAGGGTTCGGAGCAGATCGCGATCAGCATCGTCGCCGAGCTGCTGGCGGTCCACGCCGGGCGCCCGCCCCGGCACCTGCGCGAGCGCGATTCCGCGATCCACGCCGGCTGAAGGTGCGCCGCGCGGGCCGTTGGCCGCGCTTCCCCGCCGCATTCGCCTCAACGCCGGCCTCCCGGCGGCCTAATTCCCACTAGATCGCTCGGCTATCGGTGACCCCTCCGCCTTGACAGTTCGACTCTTAGTTCAAAAATTGAAC from Gemmatimonadales bacterium includes:
- a CDS encoding response regulator yields the protein MPLWSGGTTAIHEAVAQRIAVVRYRLRAAANRIAADCERVVDGLVRPERRLWRDAAGSALVAGRQLVALLSRHEPTAGLTDSSEYFIQLHEQVREPQRRIVAAMNTLLGFVPTGPEEELVMEDARTVRETAVELWALDDTVPSAAEAAGATPRIAAGPAAAEHPRPRLLVVDDEAATRQALSRLLERLGYDVTLAEDGRAALLAAEREPPDLVLTDLRMPVLDGFELLGRLKAADATRDVPVVVVSAVDDLQSVVRCIEAGAEDHVTKPFEAVLLQARIRACLERKRMRDLELAYLRRVAQLSAAAEAVERDAYQPGSLDAVASRDDGLGRLARVFDRMVTAMRTREERLQRRLGQLSHEVRQAGGRPSGGVAAVPGGGPSSAEQWIAGRYEILGELGRDATGTVYHARDRQLGEEIALKVVRRDLVANAPGVVEGLKEEIRLARRISHGNVARAHDLGEWEGRYFVTMEHVHGITLEELLDKRGALTVESTLAVGAQLAEALAAAHEQQIVHRDIKPANLAVNEEGCLKVMGLGLGRLSERSRQLAATGQAASTPGYLAPEVHRGGAVDARSDLFSTGVVLYECLTGRPPFDAGSPEAVVDRVLEGRPQPLRTSAPQTPPGLATLIEQLMAPAPKDRIGSARELGERLARIGRAAV
- a CDS encoding DUF1761 domain-containing protein — its product is MNVDIHMHYLAVLVAAVASYAIAAVWYGAIFAKTWVRLTGVTDMKPAPMNIVLVLVGTFVMAFVLYHSIVFGDAYFAANGAPMSRVTGGLMGGFFGWLGYVAPVTLCTKLYEKKPWGLWLLDNGFWLVALLVMGTILSLWM
- a CDS encoding XdhC family protein, which gives rise to MKNWQETSLLLEEAARVAGSGRRIALATVVRILGSTYRRPGAKLLVTDDGVMSGGVSGGCLEDDVREVALGVIRGGPPALKRYDTGGDEQQVWGLGLGCNGMVEVFVERFDGLDSVATRARRLLAGDRPFAMATVIAGPGAGAALLLEEDATVAGSTGEAALDRTITATALAQLGVGTSGLMEVGPRRLFVEVLEPPPRLIICGAGDDARALAAIAASAGFRVTVADHRPAYLVTDRFPAGVRLVQARPEDGIEAFAATAGAFVVIQTHSLTNDRHWARSAAGSAAAYVGLLGPRDRGQRLLEDLPVAARRRVFSPIGLDLGAEGSEQIAISIVAELLAVHAGRPPRHLRERDSAIHAG